In one Nicotiana sylvestris chromosome 8, ASM39365v2, whole genome shotgun sequence genomic region, the following are encoded:
- the LOC104243232 gene encoding uncharacterized protein, with the protein MAAPPNFEEGQSTYRPPRFNGQYYGWWKTRMHDFIMAEESKLWDVICDGPFVPTKIVGDPTAAVTVPTTRKEFNDADQKAIEKNFCAKKILVCGIGPDEYNRIYAFSFYLYHQRASLSWGNPTNKLVRKILSVLPSSWESKVNAITEAKDLQELTIDELVGNLKTYEMKKMKDNERREPKREKNMVLKTDINDSSGEDGDIAYFTRRFQKMVRRNGANLATWGDSSSESKEENDNGDSSMMAVESEATEYDSIFALMAQSDDDDDEDNDEVNFLDVQRNLKSYSPKKTHVFGEAEQTRDDLGVIVVDLKETIENLKKEKDALNEKIANIEHERDDLMVVVVELKETIECVRKEKEVLTERVANIEHERDDLLVEVVDLKETIGELKMESRPEISQKGKELASEAHIKLESMGETCRELGSKGKILPTTLIANTLLYLTIGFALTMAILGALKKTGTVKGSSLQWYMDNGCSKHMTGSTNDFLPHKALQGGSVSFENGKKGYILGVGKIGKSLSHSIENVYYVNGLKYSLLSVSQICDKGNKVEFVLKICTVTNLMIGEVVLVAKRYKNIYVAYFNSLQNGDLSCLSDVDDDAELWHRRLSHASFTLLNRLVRKDLVRGLTKSSFKDQQSV; encoded by the exons atggctgctcctccaaattttgaagaaggccAGTCTACCTACAGGCCACCAAGGTTCAATGGCCAATATTATGGATGGTGGAAGACTAGAATGCACGACTTCATCATGGCTGAAGAATCCAAGCTTTGGGATGTCATCTGTGATGGACCTTTCGTTCCTACCAAGATTGTTGGTGATCCAACTGCAGCTGTAACTGTTCCCACAACAAGAAAGGAATTCAACGATGCTGACCAAAAGGCCATAGAAAAGAATTTTtgtgcaaagaaaattcttgtttGTGGTATTGGTCCTGATGAATACAACAGGAT ATATGCATTCTCGTTTTACCTTTATCATCAACGAGCTTCACTCTCTTGGGGAAATCCAACAAACAAGCTTGTCAGGAAAATTCTCAGTGTCCTGCCTAGCTCCTGGGAAAGTAAAGTGAACGCTATTACAGAGGCGAAGGACTTGCAGGAGCTAACCATTGATGAGCTTGTCGGTAATCTGAAAACATATgaaatgaagaagatgaaggacaatgaaagaagagaaccCAAAAGGGAGAAGAACATGGTCCTCAAAACAGACATCAATGATTCAAGTGGTGAGGATGGTGATATAGCTTACTTTACAAGAAGATTCCAAAAGATGGTTCGCAGGAATGGAG CAAATCTTGCTAcatggggagactcctccagcgaatctaaagaagaaaatgATAATGGTGATAGTTCAATGATGGCAGTAGAAAGTGAAGCAACTGAGTATGACTCAATCTTTGCCTTGATGGCTcagtctgatgatgatgatgatgaagacaatgatgaggtaaattttctggatgttcagagaaatctgaaatcttaTTCTCCTAAAAAAACTCATGTCTTTG GAGAAGCAGAACAGACTAGAGATGACCTAGGAGTCATTGTAGTTGATTTAAAGGAAACAATTGAGAACCTGAAGAAAGAAAAGGATGCCTTAAATGAAAAAATTGCAAATatagaacatgaaagagatgaTCTAATGGTCGTTGTGGTAGAACTAAAAGAGACCATTGAGTGTgtaagaaaggaaaaagaagtcCTAACTGAGAGAGTTGCTAACATTgagcatgagagagatgacctatTAGTGGAGGTAGTGGACTTGAAGGAAACAATTGGGGAACTTAAAATGGAGAGTAGGCCTGAAATATCTCAAAAGGGAAAGGAATTAGCAAGTGAGGCACACATTAAGCTTGAAT CAATGGGGGAAACATGCAGGGAATTGGGTTCCAAAGGGAAAATACTCcctacaaccctcatagcaaATACATTACTGTACCTAACAATTGGCTTTGCACTTACTATGGCAATACTGGGAGCTTTAAAGAAAACT ggaacagtgaaagggaGCAGCCTACAATGGTACATGGATAATGGCTgttcaaagcatatgactggaagtacaAATGATTTTCTTCCACATAaggccctgcaaggagggagtgtatcctttgaaaatggCAAGAAAGGATACATTCTGGGAGTTGGAAAGATTGGGAAGTCTCTCTCACACTCAATCGAAAATGTGTACTACGTGAACGGGTTGAAGTATAGCTTGCTAAGTGTTTCCCAGATCTGTGACAagggaaacaaggtggaatttgtgtTAAAAATATGTACAGTCACAAACCTAATGATTGGTGAGGTGGTGCTAGTAGCAAAAAGATACAAAAATATCTATGTTGCTTATTTTAACTCTCTGCAGAATGGTGATCTCAGCTGTCTAagtgatgttgatgatgatgctgaattaTGGCATAGGAGGCTGAGTCATGCAAGCTTCACGTTACTGAACAGATTGGTCAGGAAGGACTTGGTTCGTGGTCTGACCAAGTCAAGCTTCAAGGATCAACAAAGTGTGTGA